In a genomic window of Neoarius graeffei isolate fNeoGra1 chromosome 13, fNeoGra1.pri, whole genome shotgun sequence:
- the arhgef19 gene encoding rho guanine nucleotide exchange factor 19 isoform X2, translated as MLPGYGFSPLPDFQPHLHAFCCRGEISAMWIPGSPESQALNNSQENRPLLRQHIAVCQQETLAFIDLQQPKTNGFCSSSSLRRRSSLPCSSGSPHNRPSSNYCQNGQTHANTAYVKFGQDGHNVEEVQDKIRAPSVDSLKTDSEKLFPQCSPKDLFLPLSPMFVSRNRDSVDSQQPSSPCSSASSELQSHDQFRLQRRTSQGSSKEKSIHPPTEDTALGERTSEGGVGEMNLGDGGPLQGSVFLSGCSLPHVHSHPMPLPRSRSSDHERRRFSASELISRLQLSQRKNSFTLKLGKSLSARVTSRDRHQPVNSGPDYKPNTRQRLSAGSSDSTPHSPVGSAPPLPSADSTLPQHRKSSKLSMRKDSIDEDTGTSLRSPKRLSRFLPSLVLYQEYSDVAINREIQRQQGAEPGMEDDRAGDSPSPSNLSPSSSFCSSRGSAFSLWQDIPDVRSSGQLDNFSNEERKLQEAKFELVTSEASYIRSLTIAVDHFMMSSELNECLGAQEKQWLFSKLPDVKDVSEKFLQDLEHRLEADILRFDVCDIVLDHCPALRRVYLPYVTNQAYQEQTYQRLLQENPRFPGILARLEEDPICQRLPLTSFLILPFQRITRLKMLVENILKRTMPGSRDEDTATKAFNELKKIIKECNSSVQSMKRMEELIHLNKRIHFEGKIFPLISQSRWLVKHGELLEVDTQTMSISGSKFKLPTRPVYLHLFNDCLLLSRRKDTWKFMVFVHAKIGELKVKDLSQKLQGISGFIFLLQLCEGQQLKYQILLKSQTESGKQRWITAMIPPDPTTAHTSENEDLSQVQCIKSYQAQEHDELTLEKADVLQAKTITSDGWVEGIRLSDGERGWFPKTHVEEITSRSARLRNLRENIRIKCVTQKLEGEPQ; from the exons ATGCTCCCTGGCTATGGATTCTCTCCTCTCCCTGACTTCCAGCCTCACCTCCACGCGTTCTGTTGCCGAGGGGAGATCTCTGCAATGTGGATCCCTGGTTCACCCGAGTCCCAGGCTCTGAACAACTCCCAGGAGAACAGGCCTCTCCTGCGCCAGCACATTGCCGTGTGTCAGCAGGAGACACTAGCCTTCATTGACCTTCAGCAGCCTAAAACAAATGGCTTTTGTTCCTCATCATCTTTGAGAAGACGCAGTTCCTTGCCCTGCTCCTCTGGCTCGCCTCACAATAGGCCTTCCTCAAACTACTGCCAAAATGGACAGACACATGCAAACACAGCCTATGTGAAATTTGGCCAGGATGGACATAATGTGGAAGAAGTTCAGGATAAAATCAGAGCACCCTCTGTGGACTCACTTAAGACAGACTCTGAAAAACTCTTCCCACAGTGTAGTCCCAAAGATCTGTTCCTTCCCCTGTCACCAATGTTTGTGTCCAGGAACAGGGACTCTGTGGACTCTCAGCAGCCCAGCTCTCCTTGCTCCTCAGCAAGCTCAGAGCTACAGAGCCATGATCAGTTTCGTCTACAGAGACGAACATCACAGGGGTCTTCAAAGGAGAAGTCTATAC ATCCCCCGACTGAGGATACGGCACTGGGGGAAAGGACAAGTGAGGGAGGGGTAGGAGAAATGAACTTGGGGGATGGTGGGCCTCTACAAGGGTCAGTCTTCTTAAGTGGATGCTCCTTGCCTCATGTGCACTCCCATCCCATGCCCCTGCCTCGATCCCGTTCCTCAGATCATGAACGCCGGCGATTCTCGGCCTCTGAACTCATATCACGCTTGCAGCTTTCACAGAGGAAAAACTCTTTCACCCTAAAGCTGGGAAAGTCACTGTCTGCCCGTGTGACCTCCCGGGATCGTCATCAACCTGTAAACTCTGGTCCAGACT ACAAACCCAACACCAGGCAGCGCCTTTCAGCGGGTTCAAGTGACAGCACGCCACACAGCCCGGTGGGATCTGCACCACCACTGCCCTCTGCTGATAGCACTCTGCCACAGCATAGGAAAAGCTCCAAGCTCAG TATGAGAAAAGATTCAATTGATGAGGATACAGGCACCTCACTTCGAAGTCCCAAACGCCTGTCACGCTTTCTGCCTAGTT TGGTCCTGTATCAAGAGTACAGTGATGTCGCAATTAATCGTGAGATCCAGAGACAGCAGGGAGCTGAACCTGGAATGGAAGATGACCGGGCTGGGGACAGTCCATCCCCCAGCAATCTCTCTCCCTCCAGTTCCTTTTGTTCATCACGGGGCTCTGCCTTCTCCCTCTGGCAGGACATTCCTGATGTGCGCAGCAGTGGACAGCTGGACAATTTCAGCAATGAGGAGCGCAAGCTGCAAGAA GCTAAGTTTGAGCTGGTGACAAGTGAAGCTTCTTACATACGCAGCTTGACCATAGCGGTTGACCACTTCATGATGTCTTCAGAACTGAATGAGTGCTTGGGGGCTCAAGAGAAACAGTGGCTTTTCTCCAAATTGCCTGATGTCAAGGACGTCAGTGAGAA ATTTCTACAGGATCTTGAGCACCGTTTAGAGGCAGACATCTTGCGCTTTGATGTGTGTGACATTGTCCTGGACCACTGCCCGGCACTACGGAGAGTTTACCTTCCTTACGTTACTAACCAGGCCTACCAGGAGCAGACGTACCAACGGCTTCT acAAGAGAATCCTCGCTTCCCGGGAATCCTTGCTCGTCTGGAGGAGGACCCGATATGCCAGCGCCTTCCTCTTACATCATTCCTCATTCTGCCTTTTCAGAGGATCACACGGCTCAAAATGCTGGTGGAG AACATTCTAAAGAGAACAATGCCTGGGTCGCGAGATGAGGATACAGCCACCAAAGCGTTTAATGAACTGAAAAAG ATTATAAAGGAATGCAACTCCAGTGTGCAATCCATGAAGAGAATGGAGGAACTGATTCATCTCAACAAGAGAATACACTTTGAGGGAAAG atTTTCCCTCTCATCTCTCAGTCTCGCTGGTTAGTAAAACATGGCGAGCTGTTAGAGGTGGATACACAAACCATGAGCATATCCGGGTCAAAGTTTAAACTGCCAACACGTCCTGTGTATCTGCACCTGTTTAATGACTGCCTCTTACTGTCCCGAAGAAAAGA CACATGGAAATTCATGGTGTTTGTGCATGCTAAGATTGGTGAGCTAAAAGTGAAGGACTTGAGTCAGAAGCTTCAGGGCATCTCAGGCTTCATCTTCCTTCTGCAGCTGTGTGAAGGCCAGCAGCTCAAATACCAGATCCTACTCAAGTCACAAACAGA GAGTGGCAAACAGCGATGGATCACAGCCATGATTCCTCCTGATCCAACTACAGCGCATACAAGTGAAAATGAGG ATCTATCTCAGGTTCAGTGCATTAAGAGCTACCAGGCCCAGGAACACGATGAACTCACACTGGAGAAGGCGGATGTCCTTCAAGCTAAAACCATTACAAGTGATG GATGGGTGGAAGGCATCCGGTTGTCTGATGGAGAAAGGGGCTGGTTCCCCAAAACGCATGTGGAGGAAATTACAAGTCGCAGCGCTCGTTTGCGAAACCTTCGTGAGAACATTCGCATCAAGTGCGTGACCCAGAAACTAGAGGGCGAGCCTCAGTGA
- the arhgef19 gene encoding rho guanine nucleotide exchange factor 19 isoform X1: MLPGYGFSPLPDFQPHLHAFCCRGEISAMWIPGSPESQALNNSQENRPLLRQHIAVCQQETLAFIDLQQPKTNGFCSSSSLRRRSSLPCSSGSPHNRPSSNYCQNGQTHANTAYVKFGQDGHNVEEVQDKIRAPSVDSLKTDSEKLFPQCSPKDLFLPLSPMFVSRNRDSVDSQQPSSPCSSASSELQSHDQFRLQRRTSQGSSKEKSIRRKMRVYSPDSVSDDSLNSPVLECDYLFPGSFESFIEGELGLVGSTVPTSQNSSSLLDLEEEFTLPSISSPPLLASDPPTEDTALGERTSEGGVGEMNLGDGGPLQGSVFLSGCSLPHVHSHPMPLPRSRSSDHERRRFSASELISRLQLSQRKNSFTLKLGKSLSARVTSRDRHQPVNSGPDYKPNTRQRLSAGSSDSTPHSPVGSAPPLPSADSTLPQHRKSSKLSMRKDSIDEDTGTSLRSPKRLSRFLPSLVLYQEYSDVAINREIQRQQGAEPGMEDDRAGDSPSPSNLSPSSSFCSSRGSAFSLWQDIPDVRSSGQLDNFSNEERKLQEAKFELVTSEASYIRSLTIAVDHFMMSSELNECLGAQEKQWLFSKLPDVKDVSEKFLQDLEHRLEADILRFDVCDIVLDHCPALRRVYLPYVTNQAYQEQTYQRLLQENPRFPGILARLEEDPICQRLPLTSFLILPFQRITRLKMLVENILKRTMPGSRDEDTATKAFNELKKIIKECNSSVQSMKRMEELIHLNKRIHFEGKIFPLISQSRWLVKHGELLEVDTQTMSISGSKFKLPTRPVYLHLFNDCLLLSRRKDTWKFMVFVHAKIGELKVKDLSQKLQGISGFIFLLQLCEGQQLKYQILLKSQTESGKQRWITAMIPPDPTTAHTSENEDLSQVQCIKSYQAQEHDELTLEKADVLQAKTITSDGWVEGIRLSDGERGWFPKTHVEEITSRSARLRNLRENIRIKCVTQKLEGEPQ, translated from the exons ATGCTCCCTGGCTATGGATTCTCTCCTCTCCCTGACTTCCAGCCTCACCTCCACGCGTTCTGTTGCCGAGGGGAGATCTCTGCAATGTGGATCCCTGGTTCACCCGAGTCCCAGGCTCTGAACAACTCCCAGGAGAACAGGCCTCTCCTGCGCCAGCACATTGCCGTGTGTCAGCAGGAGACACTAGCCTTCATTGACCTTCAGCAGCCTAAAACAAATGGCTTTTGTTCCTCATCATCTTTGAGAAGACGCAGTTCCTTGCCCTGCTCCTCTGGCTCGCCTCACAATAGGCCTTCCTCAAACTACTGCCAAAATGGACAGACACATGCAAACACAGCCTATGTGAAATTTGGCCAGGATGGACATAATGTGGAAGAAGTTCAGGATAAAATCAGAGCACCCTCTGTGGACTCACTTAAGACAGACTCTGAAAAACTCTTCCCACAGTGTAGTCCCAAAGATCTGTTCCTTCCCCTGTCACCAATGTTTGTGTCCAGGAACAGGGACTCTGTGGACTCTCAGCAGCCCAGCTCTCCTTGCTCCTCAGCAAGCTCAGAGCTACAGAGCCATGATCAGTTTCGTCTACAGAGACGAACATCACAGGGGTCTTCAAAGGAGAAGTCTATAC GGCGCAAGATGAGAGTGTACTCACCTGACAGTGTAAGCGATGACTCTCTAAACAGTCCAGTACTTGAATGTGACTATCTGTTCCCTGGATCCTTTGAGTCCTTCATAGAAGGAGAGTTGGGATTAGTGGGCTCCACTGTGCCCACATCCCAGAACTCCAGCTCTTTGTTAGATTTAGAAGAAGAATTCACTCTTCCTTCCATCTCTTCCCCACCATTGCTGGCTTCAGATCCCCCGACTGAGGATACGGCACTGGGGGAAAGGACAAGTGAGGGAGGGGTAGGAGAAATGAACTTGGGGGATGGTGGGCCTCTACAAGGGTCAGTCTTCTTAAGTGGATGCTCCTTGCCTCATGTGCACTCCCATCCCATGCCCCTGCCTCGATCCCGTTCCTCAGATCATGAACGCCGGCGATTCTCGGCCTCTGAACTCATATCACGCTTGCAGCTTTCACAGAGGAAAAACTCTTTCACCCTAAAGCTGGGAAAGTCACTGTCTGCCCGTGTGACCTCCCGGGATCGTCATCAACCTGTAAACTCTGGTCCAGACT ACAAACCCAACACCAGGCAGCGCCTTTCAGCGGGTTCAAGTGACAGCACGCCACACAGCCCGGTGGGATCTGCACCACCACTGCCCTCTGCTGATAGCACTCTGCCACAGCATAGGAAAAGCTCCAAGCTCAG TATGAGAAAAGATTCAATTGATGAGGATACAGGCACCTCACTTCGAAGTCCCAAACGCCTGTCACGCTTTCTGCCTAGTT TGGTCCTGTATCAAGAGTACAGTGATGTCGCAATTAATCGTGAGATCCAGAGACAGCAGGGAGCTGAACCTGGAATGGAAGATGACCGGGCTGGGGACAGTCCATCCCCCAGCAATCTCTCTCCCTCCAGTTCCTTTTGTTCATCACGGGGCTCTGCCTTCTCCCTCTGGCAGGACATTCCTGATGTGCGCAGCAGTGGACAGCTGGACAATTTCAGCAATGAGGAGCGCAAGCTGCAAGAA GCTAAGTTTGAGCTGGTGACAAGTGAAGCTTCTTACATACGCAGCTTGACCATAGCGGTTGACCACTTCATGATGTCTTCAGAACTGAATGAGTGCTTGGGGGCTCAAGAGAAACAGTGGCTTTTCTCCAAATTGCCTGATGTCAAGGACGTCAGTGAGAA ATTTCTACAGGATCTTGAGCACCGTTTAGAGGCAGACATCTTGCGCTTTGATGTGTGTGACATTGTCCTGGACCACTGCCCGGCACTACGGAGAGTTTACCTTCCTTACGTTACTAACCAGGCCTACCAGGAGCAGACGTACCAACGGCTTCT acAAGAGAATCCTCGCTTCCCGGGAATCCTTGCTCGTCTGGAGGAGGACCCGATATGCCAGCGCCTTCCTCTTACATCATTCCTCATTCTGCCTTTTCAGAGGATCACACGGCTCAAAATGCTGGTGGAG AACATTCTAAAGAGAACAATGCCTGGGTCGCGAGATGAGGATACAGCCACCAAAGCGTTTAATGAACTGAAAAAG ATTATAAAGGAATGCAACTCCAGTGTGCAATCCATGAAGAGAATGGAGGAACTGATTCATCTCAACAAGAGAATACACTTTGAGGGAAAG atTTTCCCTCTCATCTCTCAGTCTCGCTGGTTAGTAAAACATGGCGAGCTGTTAGAGGTGGATACACAAACCATGAGCATATCCGGGTCAAAGTTTAAACTGCCAACACGTCCTGTGTATCTGCACCTGTTTAATGACTGCCTCTTACTGTCCCGAAGAAAAGA CACATGGAAATTCATGGTGTTTGTGCATGCTAAGATTGGTGAGCTAAAAGTGAAGGACTTGAGTCAGAAGCTTCAGGGCATCTCAGGCTTCATCTTCCTTCTGCAGCTGTGTGAAGGCCAGCAGCTCAAATACCAGATCCTACTCAAGTCACAAACAGA GAGTGGCAAACAGCGATGGATCACAGCCATGATTCCTCCTGATCCAACTACAGCGCATACAAGTGAAAATGAGG ATCTATCTCAGGTTCAGTGCATTAAGAGCTACCAGGCCCAGGAACACGATGAACTCACACTGGAGAAGGCGGATGTCCTTCAAGCTAAAACCATTACAAGTGATG GATGGGTGGAAGGCATCCGGTTGTCTGATGGAGAAAGGGGCTGGTTCCCCAAAACGCATGTGGAGGAAATTACAAGTCGCAGCGCTCGTTTGCGAAACCTTCGTGAGAACATTCGCATCAAGTGCGTGACCCAGAAACTAGAGGGCGAGCCTCAGTGA